One segment of Mastomys coucha isolate ucsf_1 unplaced genomic scaffold, UCSF_Mcou_1 pScaffold23, whole genome shotgun sequence DNA contains the following:
- the Slc22a14 gene encoding solute carrier family 22 member 14 isoform X2, with protein MKEESSSKTMFGSQDLRDTHRHEISFPSQNWSLEMLLRRLKAIDAKRDDKFASVMGAIGEFGTFQWRLVALTFIPSILSTFFMFSHHFLLTAQRPYCNTSWILEVGPNLTEDEQLNLTLPRAPNGSFLTCLMYIPVPWDLDSIIHFGLNYTETCKFGWIYPFAHTHSLINEFDLVCGNEPYKENGQTVFMSGILTGSLLFGFLSDKLGRYPIILLSLLGFLIFGFGTAFVSSFYQYLFFRFFVAQASVGYAICSVSLVMEWLVGEHRAQAVILQHCFLTIGVIFLTGLAYKVDHWRLLCLLGGMPMFPLICNIWVLRESPRWLMVRGKVEEAKKVLCYAAEVNKKTIPLNLLNEIPGKKVTKASILDFYTNHHLFKVVLAMGCVCPTPFSLPCSLMLSPPRFTVSYISFTLSLKLNDFGLDIYFVQVVPSILAVPARLCCVILLEYFGRKWTLNLTLFLLTFTCLFLLFLPQELKSTVILMLVLAEFSMAGTVSIFFIYTAELLPTVLRSTGLGMVSLAWAAGAISSMAIFKQTKTQLPIFFCCLCCILALCFSSLVPETVNRPLRDSIEYTSRESMEAKDRMDVPMVMIDEESMSDVVADSEVTKNTMFNSMTFQPGDSLPSMALEVPSRDSLVQTRKDQPP; from the exons ATGAAGGAAGAGTCGAGCTCCAAGACAATGTTtggatcccaggatctcagggACACACACCGGCACGagatctcctttccctcccagaaCTGGTCCCTGGAGATGCTCTTACGCAGACTAAAGGCCATAGATGCCAAGAGGGATGACAAGTTCGCCAGCGTTATGGGTGCCATTGGAGAGTTTGGCACATTCCAGTGGAGGCTGGTGGCCCTCACCTTTATCCCCAGCATCCTGTCAACCTTCTTCATGTTCTCTCATCACTTCTTGCTCACAGCTCAGAGGCCTTACTGTAACACCAGCTGGATCCTGGAAGTGGGCCCCAACCTCACAGAAGACGAACAGCTGAACCTGACCCTGCCCCGAGCACCCAACGGCAGTTTCCTGACATGCCTCATGTATATCCCTGTGCCATGGGATCTAGACTCTATCATCCATTTTGGCCTCAATTATACGGAAACGTGCAAATTCGGGTGGATCTATCCTTTTGCTCACACTCACTCTCTGATCAACGAG TTTGACCTGGTATGTGGCAATGAGCCATACAAGGAAAACGGGCAGACTGTGTTCATGTCCGGCATCTTGACAGGTTCTCTTCTCTTCGGGTTCTTAAGTGACAA gtTGGGCCGCTATCCAATCATTCTGCTGTCGCTGCTGGGGTTCCTCATCTTCGGCTTCGGAACAGCCTTTGTGAGCAGCTTTTATCAATATCTGTTCTTCCGCTTTTTTGTGGCCCAGGCCTCCGTGGGCTATGCCATCTGCAGTGTATCTTTAG TCATGGAGTGGCTGGTGGGCGAGCACCGCGCCCAAGCCGTCATCCTCCAGCACTGCTTCTTGACCATAGGGGTCATATTCCTGACGGGGCTTGCTTACAAAGTTGACCACTGGAGACTGTTGTGCCTGCTGGGTGGCATGCCCATGTTTCCCCTTATCTGCAATATCTG GGTTCTCCGAGAGTCACCACGGTGGCTGATGGTGAGAGGAAAGGTGGAGGAAGCCAAGAAGGTGCTATGCTATGCGGCTGAAGTGAATAAGAAGACCATCCCTCTAAACCTACTGAATGAG ATTCCGGGAAAGAAAGTGACAAAGGCCTCCATCCTAGACTTCTATACCAATCATCACCTCTTCAAGGTGGTCTTGGCCATGGGCTGTGTGTG tcctactcctttctctctcccttgttctcttATGCTTTCTCCCCCCAGGTTTACCGTCAGTTACATCAGTTTTACACTGAGTCTCAAGCTGAATGACTTTGGGCTGGACATCTACTTTGTACAAGTGGTCCCGAGCATCCTGGCCGTGCCGGCCCGGCTATGCTGTGTCATTCTCCTGGAGTATTTTGGGAGGAAGTGGACCTTAAACCTGACTCTCTTCCTGCTCACCTTCACatgtttgtttctccttttcctcccgcAAG AGCTGAAGTCGACAGTAATCTTGATGCTCGTGCTTGCAGAGTTCAGCATGGCTGGCACTGTCTCTATATTCTTTATCTACACTGCTGAGCTCCTCCCCACCGTCCTCAG GTCTACAGGTCTGGGAATGGTGTCGTTAGCCTGGGCCGCTGGAGCCATCTCATCTATGGCCATCTTCAAACAGACCAAAACGCAGCTGCCCATCTtcttctgttgtctttgttgCATCTTGGCCTTGTGCTTCTCCTCCCTGGTGCCAGAAACAGTAAACCGGCCTCTCCGTGACAGCATAGAGTACACTTCAAG AGAGTCTATGGAGGCCAAGGATAGAATGGATGTTCCCATGGTGATGATAGATGAGGAGTCGATGTCTGATGTTGTAGCTGATTCTGAAGTGACAAAAAATACCATGTTCAATTCCATGACTTTCCAGCCAGGAGACAGCCTCCCCAGCATGGCCTTGGAGGTACCCAGCAGGGACTCACTGGTCCAGACTCGTAAGGACCAGCCCCCCTAG
- the Slc22a14 gene encoding solute carrier family 22 member 14 isoform X4, with amino-acid sequence MKEESSSKTMFGSQDLRDTHRHEISFPSQNWSLEMLLRRLKAIDAKRDDKFASVMGAIGEFGTFQWRLVALTFIPSILSTFFMFSHHFLLTAQRPYCNTSWILEVGPNLTEDEQLNLTLPRAPNGSFLTCLMYIPVPWDLDSIIHFGLNYTETCKFGWIYPFAHTHSLINEFDLVCGNEPYKENGQTVFMSGILTGSLLFGFLSDKLGRYPIILLSLLGFLIFGFGTAFVSSFYQYLFFRFFVAQASVGYAICSVSLVMEWLVGEHRAQAVILQHCFLTIGVIFLTGLAYKVDHWRLLCLLGGMPMFPLICNIWVLRESPRWLMVRGKVEEAKKVLCYAAEVNKKTIPLNLLNEIPGKKVTKASILDFYTNHHLFKVVLAMGCVWFTVSYISFTLSLKLNDFGLDIYFVQVVPSILAVPARLCCVILLEYFGRKWTLNLTLFLLTFTCLFLLFLPQELKSTVILMLVLAEFSMAGTVSIFFIYTAELLPTVLRSTGLGMVSLAWAAGAISSMAIFKQTKTQLPIFFCCLCCILALCFSSLVPETVNRPLRDSIEYTSRESMEAKDRMDVPMVMIDEESMSDVVADSEVTKNTMFNSMTFQPGDSLPSMALEVPSRDSLVQTRKDQPP; translated from the exons ATGAAGGAAGAGTCGAGCTCCAAGACAATGTTtggatcccaggatctcagggACACACACCGGCACGagatctcctttccctcccagaaCTGGTCCCTGGAGATGCTCTTACGCAGACTAAAGGCCATAGATGCCAAGAGGGATGACAAGTTCGCCAGCGTTATGGGTGCCATTGGAGAGTTTGGCACATTCCAGTGGAGGCTGGTGGCCCTCACCTTTATCCCCAGCATCCTGTCAACCTTCTTCATGTTCTCTCATCACTTCTTGCTCACAGCTCAGAGGCCTTACTGTAACACCAGCTGGATCCTGGAAGTGGGCCCCAACCTCACAGAAGACGAACAGCTGAACCTGACCCTGCCCCGAGCACCCAACGGCAGTTTCCTGACATGCCTCATGTATATCCCTGTGCCATGGGATCTAGACTCTATCATCCATTTTGGCCTCAATTATACGGAAACGTGCAAATTCGGGTGGATCTATCCTTTTGCTCACACTCACTCTCTGATCAACGAG TTTGACCTGGTATGTGGCAATGAGCCATACAAGGAAAACGGGCAGACTGTGTTCATGTCCGGCATCTTGACAGGTTCTCTTCTCTTCGGGTTCTTAAGTGACAA gtTGGGCCGCTATCCAATCATTCTGCTGTCGCTGCTGGGGTTCCTCATCTTCGGCTTCGGAACAGCCTTTGTGAGCAGCTTTTATCAATATCTGTTCTTCCGCTTTTTTGTGGCCCAGGCCTCCGTGGGCTATGCCATCTGCAGTGTATCTTTAG TCATGGAGTGGCTGGTGGGCGAGCACCGCGCCCAAGCCGTCATCCTCCAGCACTGCTTCTTGACCATAGGGGTCATATTCCTGACGGGGCTTGCTTACAAAGTTGACCACTGGAGACTGTTGTGCCTGCTGGGTGGCATGCCCATGTTTCCCCTTATCTGCAATATCTG GGTTCTCCGAGAGTCACCACGGTGGCTGATGGTGAGAGGAAAGGTGGAGGAAGCCAAGAAGGTGCTATGCTATGCGGCTGAAGTGAATAAGAAGACCATCCCTCTAAACCTACTGAATGAG ATTCCGGGAAAGAAAGTGACAAAGGCCTCCATCCTAGACTTCTATACCAATCATCACCTCTTCAAGGTGGTCTTGGCCATGGGCTGTGTGTG GTTTACCGTCAGTTACATCAGTTTTACACTGAGTCTCAAGCTGAATGACTTTGGGCTGGACATCTACTTTGTACAAGTGGTCCCGAGCATCCTGGCCGTGCCGGCCCGGCTATGCTGTGTCATTCTCCTGGAGTATTTTGGGAGGAAGTGGACCTTAAACCTGACTCTCTTCCTGCTCACCTTCACatgtttgtttctccttttcctcccgcAAG AGCTGAAGTCGACAGTAATCTTGATGCTCGTGCTTGCAGAGTTCAGCATGGCTGGCACTGTCTCTATATTCTTTATCTACACTGCTGAGCTCCTCCCCACCGTCCTCAG GTCTACAGGTCTGGGAATGGTGTCGTTAGCCTGGGCCGCTGGAGCCATCTCATCTATGGCCATCTTCAAACAGACCAAAACGCAGCTGCCCATCTtcttctgttgtctttgttgCATCTTGGCCTTGTGCTTCTCCTCCCTGGTGCCAGAAACAGTAAACCGGCCTCTCCGTGACAGCATAGAGTACACTTCAAG AGAGTCTATGGAGGCCAAGGATAGAATGGATGTTCCCATGGTGATGATAGATGAGGAGTCGATGTCTGATGTTGTAGCTGATTCTGAAGTGACAAAAAATACCATGTTCAATTCCATGACTTTCCAGCCAGGAGACAGCCTCCCCAGCATGGCCTTGGAGGTACCCAGCAGGGACTCACTGGTCCAGACTCGTAAGGACCAGCCCCCCTAG
- the Slc22a14 gene encoding solute carrier family 22 member 14 isoform X1, whose product MKEESSSKTMFGSQDLRDTHRHEISFPSQNWSLEMLLRRLKAIDAKRDDKFASVMGAIGEFGTFQWRLVALTFIPSILSTFFMFSHHFLLTAQRPYCNTSWILEVGPNLTEDEQLNLTLPRAPNGSFLTCLMYIPVPWDLDSIIHFGLNYTETCKFGWIYPFAHTHSLINEFDLVCGNEPYKENGQTVFMSGILTGSLLFGFLSDKLGRYPIILLSLLGFLIFGFGTAFVSSFYQYLFFRFFVAQASVGYAICSVSLVMEWLVGEHRAQAVILQHCFLTIGVIFLTGLAYKVDHWRLLCLLGGMPMFPLICNIWVLRESPRWLMVRGKVEEAKKVLCYAAEVNKKTIPLNLLNELQIPGKKVTKASILDFYTNHHLFKVVLAMGCVCPTPFSLPCSLMLSPPRFTVSYISFTLSLKLNDFGLDIYFVQVVPSILAVPARLCCVILLEYFGRKWTLNLTLFLLTFTCLFLLFLPQELKSTVILMLVLAEFSMAGTVSIFFIYTAELLPTVLRSTGLGMVSLAWAAGAISSMAIFKQTKTQLPIFFCCLCCILALCFSSLVPETVNRPLRDSIEYTSRESMEAKDRMDVPMVMIDEESMSDVVADSEVTKNTMFNSMTFQPGDSLPSMALEVPSRDSLVQTRKDQPP is encoded by the exons ATGAAGGAAGAGTCGAGCTCCAAGACAATGTTtggatcccaggatctcagggACACACACCGGCACGagatctcctttccctcccagaaCTGGTCCCTGGAGATGCTCTTACGCAGACTAAAGGCCATAGATGCCAAGAGGGATGACAAGTTCGCCAGCGTTATGGGTGCCATTGGAGAGTTTGGCACATTCCAGTGGAGGCTGGTGGCCCTCACCTTTATCCCCAGCATCCTGTCAACCTTCTTCATGTTCTCTCATCACTTCTTGCTCACAGCTCAGAGGCCTTACTGTAACACCAGCTGGATCCTGGAAGTGGGCCCCAACCTCACAGAAGACGAACAGCTGAACCTGACCCTGCCCCGAGCACCCAACGGCAGTTTCCTGACATGCCTCATGTATATCCCTGTGCCATGGGATCTAGACTCTATCATCCATTTTGGCCTCAATTATACGGAAACGTGCAAATTCGGGTGGATCTATCCTTTTGCTCACACTCACTCTCTGATCAACGAG TTTGACCTGGTATGTGGCAATGAGCCATACAAGGAAAACGGGCAGACTGTGTTCATGTCCGGCATCTTGACAGGTTCTCTTCTCTTCGGGTTCTTAAGTGACAA gtTGGGCCGCTATCCAATCATTCTGCTGTCGCTGCTGGGGTTCCTCATCTTCGGCTTCGGAACAGCCTTTGTGAGCAGCTTTTATCAATATCTGTTCTTCCGCTTTTTTGTGGCCCAGGCCTCCGTGGGCTATGCCATCTGCAGTGTATCTTTAG TCATGGAGTGGCTGGTGGGCGAGCACCGCGCCCAAGCCGTCATCCTCCAGCACTGCTTCTTGACCATAGGGGTCATATTCCTGACGGGGCTTGCTTACAAAGTTGACCACTGGAGACTGTTGTGCCTGCTGGGTGGCATGCCCATGTTTCCCCTTATCTGCAATATCTG GGTTCTCCGAGAGTCACCACGGTGGCTGATGGTGAGAGGAAAGGTGGAGGAAGCCAAGAAGGTGCTATGCTATGCGGCTGAAGTGAATAAGAAGACCATCCCTCTAAACCTACTGAATGAG TTACAGATTCCGGGAAAGAAAGTGACAAAGGCCTCCATCCTAGACTTCTATACCAATCATCACCTCTTCAAGGTGGTCTTGGCCATGGGCTGTGTGTG tcctactcctttctctctcccttgttctcttATGCTTTCTCCCCCCAGGTTTACCGTCAGTTACATCAGTTTTACACTGAGTCTCAAGCTGAATGACTTTGGGCTGGACATCTACTTTGTACAAGTGGTCCCGAGCATCCTGGCCGTGCCGGCCCGGCTATGCTGTGTCATTCTCCTGGAGTATTTTGGGAGGAAGTGGACCTTAAACCTGACTCTCTTCCTGCTCACCTTCACatgtttgtttctccttttcctcccgcAAG AGCTGAAGTCGACAGTAATCTTGATGCTCGTGCTTGCAGAGTTCAGCATGGCTGGCACTGTCTCTATATTCTTTATCTACACTGCTGAGCTCCTCCCCACCGTCCTCAG GTCTACAGGTCTGGGAATGGTGTCGTTAGCCTGGGCCGCTGGAGCCATCTCATCTATGGCCATCTTCAAACAGACCAAAACGCAGCTGCCCATCTtcttctgttgtctttgttgCATCTTGGCCTTGTGCTTCTCCTCCCTGGTGCCAGAAACAGTAAACCGGCCTCTCCGTGACAGCATAGAGTACACTTCAAG AGAGTCTATGGAGGCCAAGGATAGAATGGATGTTCCCATGGTGATGATAGATGAGGAGTCGATGTCTGATGTTGTAGCTGATTCTGAAGTGACAAAAAATACCATGTTCAATTCCATGACTTTCCAGCCAGGAGACAGCCTCCCCAGCATGGCCTTGGAGGTACCCAGCAGGGACTCACTGGTCCAGACTCGTAAGGACCAGCCCCCCTAG
- the Slc22a14 gene encoding solute carrier family 22 member 14 isoform X3 encodes MKEESSSKTMFGSQDLRDTHRHEISFPSQNWSLEMLLRRLKAIDAKRDDKFASVMGAIGEFGTFQWRLVALTFIPSILSTFFMFSHHFLLTAQRPYCNTSWILEVGPNLTEDEQLNLTLPRAPNGSFLTCLMYIPVPWDLDSIIHFGLNYTETCKFGWIYPFAHTHSLINEFDLVCGNEPYKENGQTVFMSGILTGSLLFGFLSDKLGRYPIILLSLLGFLIFGFGTAFVSSFYQYLFFRFFVAQASVGYAICSVSLVMEWLVGEHRAQAVILQHCFLTIGVIFLTGLAYKVDHWRLLCLLGGMPMFPLICNIWVLRESPRWLMVRGKVEEAKKVLCYAAEVNKKTIPLNLLNELQIPGKKVTKASILDFYTNHHLFKVVLAMGCVWFTVSYISFTLSLKLNDFGLDIYFVQVVPSILAVPARLCCVILLEYFGRKWTLNLTLFLLTFTCLFLLFLPQELKSTVILMLVLAEFSMAGTVSIFFIYTAELLPTVLRSTGLGMVSLAWAAGAISSMAIFKQTKTQLPIFFCCLCCILALCFSSLVPETVNRPLRDSIEYTSRESMEAKDRMDVPMVMIDEESMSDVVADSEVTKNTMFNSMTFQPGDSLPSMALEVPSRDSLVQTRKDQPP; translated from the exons ATGAAGGAAGAGTCGAGCTCCAAGACAATGTTtggatcccaggatctcagggACACACACCGGCACGagatctcctttccctcccagaaCTGGTCCCTGGAGATGCTCTTACGCAGACTAAAGGCCATAGATGCCAAGAGGGATGACAAGTTCGCCAGCGTTATGGGTGCCATTGGAGAGTTTGGCACATTCCAGTGGAGGCTGGTGGCCCTCACCTTTATCCCCAGCATCCTGTCAACCTTCTTCATGTTCTCTCATCACTTCTTGCTCACAGCTCAGAGGCCTTACTGTAACACCAGCTGGATCCTGGAAGTGGGCCCCAACCTCACAGAAGACGAACAGCTGAACCTGACCCTGCCCCGAGCACCCAACGGCAGTTTCCTGACATGCCTCATGTATATCCCTGTGCCATGGGATCTAGACTCTATCATCCATTTTGGCCTCAATTATACGGAAACGTGCAAATTCGGGTGGATCTATCCTTTTGCTCACACTCACTCTCTGATCAACGAG TTTGACCTGGTATGTGGCAATGAGCCATACAAGGAAAACGGGCAGACTGTGTTCATGTCCGGCATCTTGACAGGTTCTCTTCTCTTCGGGTTCTTAAGTGACAA gtTGGGCCGCTATCCAATCATTCTGCTGTCGCTGCTGGGGTTCCTCATCTTCGGCTTCGGAACAGCCTTTGTGAGCAGCTTTTATCAATATCTGTTCTTCCGCTTTTTTGTGGCCCAGGCCTCCGTGGGCTATGCCATCTGCAGTGTATCTTTAG TCATGGAGTGGCTGGTGGGCGAGCACCGCGCCCAAGCCGTCATCCTCCAGCACTGCTTCTTGACCATAGGGGTCATATTCCTGACGGGGCTTGCTTACAAAGTTGACCACTGGAGACTGTTGTGCCTGCTGGGTGGCATGCCCATGTTTCCCCTTATCTGCAATATCTG GGTTCTCCGAGAGTCACCACGGTGGCTGATGGTGAGAGGAAAGGTGGAGGAAGCCAAGAAGGTGCTATGCTATGCGGCTGAAGTGAATAAGAAGACCATCCCTCTAAACCTACTGAATGAG TTACAGATTCCGGGAAAGAAAGTGACAAAGGCCTCCATCCTAGACTTCTATACCAATCATCACCTCTTCAAGGTGGTCTTGGCCATGGGCTGTGTGTG GTTTACCGTCAGTTACATCAGTTTTACACTGAGTCTCAAGCTGAATGACTTTGGGCTGGACATCTACTTTGTACAAGTGGTCCCGAGCATCCTGGCCGTGCCGGCCCGGCTATGCTGTGTCATTCTCCTGGAGTATTTTGGGAGGAAGTGGACCTTAAACCTGACTCTCTTCCTGCTCACCTTCACatgtttgtttctccttttcctcccgcAAG AGCTGAAGTCGACAGTAATCTTGATGCTCGTGCTTGCAGAGTTCAGCATGGCTGGCACTGTCTCTATATTCTTTATCTACACTGCTGAGCTCCTCCCCACCGTCCTCAG GTCTACAGGTCTGGGAATGGTGTCGTTAGCCTGGGCCGCTGGAGCCATCTCATCTATGGCCATCTTCAAACAGACCAAAACGCAGCTGCCCATCTtcttctgttgtctttgttgCATCTTGGCCTTGTGCTTCTCCTCCCTGGTGCCAGAAACAGTAAACCGGCCTCTCCGTGACAGCATAGAGTACACTTCAAG AGAGTCTATGGAGGCCAAGGATAGAATGGATGTTCCCATGGTGATGATAGATGAGGAGTCGATGTCTGATGTTGTAGCTGATTCTGAAGTGACAAAAAATACCATGTTCAATTCCATGACTTTCCAGCCAGGAGACAGCCTCCCCAGCATGGCCTTGGAGGTACCCAGCAGGGACTCACTGGTCCAGACTCGTAAGGACCAGCCCCCCTAG
- the Slc22a14 gene encoding solute carrier family 22 member 14 isoform X5 encodes MKEESSSKTMFGSQDLRDTHRHEISFPSQNWSLEMLLRRLKAIDAKRDDKFASVMGAIGEFGTFQWRLVALTFIPSILSTFFMFSHHFLLTAQRPYCNTSWILEVGPNLTEDEQLNLTLPRAPNGSFLTCLMYIPVPWDLDSIIHFGLNYTETCKFGWIYPFAHTHSLINEFDLVCGNEPYKENGQTVFMSGILTGSLLFGFLSDKLGRYPIILLSLLGFLIFGFGTAFVSSFYQYLFFRFFVAQASVGYAICSVSLVMEWLVGEHRAQAVILQHCFLTIGVIFLTGLAYKVDHWRLLCLLGGMPMFPLICNIWVLRESPRWLMVRGKVEEAKKVLCYAAEVNKKTIPLNLLNELQIPGKKVTKASILDFYTNHHLFKVVLAMGCVCPTPFSLPCSLMLSPPRFTVSYISFTLSLKLNDFGLDIYFVQVVPSILAVPARLCCVILLEYFGRKWTLNLTLFLLTFTCLFLLFLPQELKSTVILMLVLAEFSMAGTVSIFFIYTAELLPTVLRSTGLGMVSLAWAAGAISSMAIFKQTKTQLPIFFCCLCCILALCFSSLVPETVNRPLRDSIEYTSR; translated from the exons ATGAAGGAAGAGTCGAGCTCCAAGACAATGTTtggatcccaggatctcagggACACACACCGGCACGagatctcctttccctcccagaaCTGGTCCCTGGAGATGCTCTTACGCAGACTAAAGGCCATAGATGCCAAGAGGGATGACAAGTTCGCCAGCGTTATGGGTGCCATTGGAGAGTTTGGCACATTCCAGTGGAGGCTGGTGGCCCTCACCTTTATCCCCAGCATCCTGTCAACCTTCTTCATGTTCTCTCATCACTTCTTGCTCACAGCTCAGAGGCCTTACTGTAACACCAGCTGGATCCTGGAAGTGGGCCCCAACCTCACAGAAGACGAACAGCTGAACCTGACCCTGCCCCGAGCACCCAACGGCAGTTTCCTGACATGCCTCATGTATATCCCTGTGCCATGGGATCTAGACTCTATCATCCATTTTGGCCTCAATTATACGGAAACGTGCAAATTCGGGTGGATCTATCCTTTTGCTCACACTCACTCTCTGATCAACGAG TTTGACCTGGTATGTGGCAATGAGCCATACAAGGAAAACGGGCAGACTGTGTTCATGTCCGGCATCTTGACAGGTTCTCTTCTCTTCGGGTTCTTAAGTGACAA gtTGGGCCGCTATCCAATCATTCTGCTGTCGCTGCTGGGGTTCCTCATCTTCGGCTTCGGAACAGCCTTTGTGAGCAGCTTTTATCAATATCTGTTCTTCCGCTTTTTTGTGGCCCAGGCCTCCGTGGGCTATGCCATCTGCAGTGTATCTTTAG TCATGGAGTGGCTGGTGGGCGAGCACCGCGCCCAAGCCGTCATCCTCCAGCACTGCTTCTTGACCATAGGGGTCATATTCCTGACGGGGCTTGCTTACAAAGTTGACCACTGGAGACTGTTGTGCCTGCTGGGTGGCATGCCCATGTTTCCCCTTATCTGCAATATCTG GGTTCTCCGAGAGTCACCACGGTGGCTGATGGTGAGAGGAAAGGTGGAGGAAGCCAAGAAGGTGCTATGCTATGCGGCTGAAGTGAATAAGAAGACCATCCCTCTAAACCTACTGAATGAG TTACAGATTCCGGGAAAGAAAGTGACAAAGGCCTCCATCCTAGACTTCTATACCAATCATCACCTCTTCAAGGTGGTCTTGGCCATGGGCTGTGTGTG tcctactcctttctctctcccttgttctcttATGCTTTCTCCCCCCAGGTTTACCGTCAGTTACATCAGTTTTACACTGAGTCTCAAGCTGAATGACTTTGGGCTGGACATCTACTTTGTACAAGTGGTCCCGAGCATCCTGGCCGTGCCGGCCCGGCTATGCTGTGTCATTCTCCTGGAGTATTTTGGGAGGAAGTGGACCTTAAACCTGACTCTCTTCCTGCTCACCTTCACatgtttgtttctccttttcctcccgcAAG AGCTGAAGTCGACAGTAATCTTGATGCTCGTGCTTGCAGAGTTCAGCATGGCTGGCACTGTCTCTATATTCTTTATCTACACTGCTGAGCTCCTCCCCACCGTCCTCAG GTCTACAGGTCTGGGAATGGTGTCGTTAGCCTGGGCCGCTGGAGCCATCTCATCTATGGCCATCTTCAAACAGACCAAAACGCAGCTGCCCATCTtcttctgttgtctttgttgCATCTTGGCCTTGTGCTTCTCCTCCCTGGTGCCAGAAACAGTAAACCGGCCTCTCCGTGACAGCATAGAGTACACTTCAAGGTAG